Below is a genomic region from Syntrophales bacterium.
ACTATGGCTGCTCGGCTGTACCGTCCGTGTGGGCTAAGCCCCCATGACCAGAGTTTTTCCGGAATAGAGGCGAAGTCTGTGACAAAACCCTTAGGTACGACAATTCGTTCATTTGTATTCCCAATAACGTAAGTCATGTCTTCGATGGTTATCCAAAATTTGTTGGCGCCGTCTGCGCGCACTCCCGGTGATGGGGGGGCTGCTTTATTGTTGCCGAATTCCGCTGATGATGAGGCGGGGAATGGCGCGATGTGTGATTGCGAATAAGACATTTGGCACAACGATACTACTATGACACATACAATTGCAATTTGGAGCCACACTAGCTTTTTCATCTTTTGATCTCCTTTCTGGGGATTTCATAGAAGTCTTTAGGTAACCAGCCAAAACTATCAATTTACACACGTGAGACGATAAATTTCATAACGTTACGGGTCACGCGCGACGGGTACGCCGTCGCGTGGACCCGATTGTTGGGCTTCATGATTCCACTTCCGACTTGTGTCCTGGTATGACCACGACACTCTTCTCAATGCCAGGATACAGGGCGTCAATTTCGGTCTGGGTGGCGAGGGTGCGTCCGAGCGCCGTAACAATGCGGCAATAGGTACGTATGCCGTCAAGATCAAGGCGACGTTCCTGACGGTCTTTCAGCCACTTCTCGCAGACTTGGTAGCCGCCCACTTGGTAGCTCCACACGGCTTCGGCCACAGGAGCGAAATATTGAGTTGCGTTGATGTACACACGCTGTTCGCCCGGTTCGTAGCGAAACCCAGCTTTTCGCCCCTTGCCGATGCAACTGTTGCCTTCGCCATCGAACCGGCAGGTAGGCGGGTCGAGTTCCCGGGATGTGAGCAGATGCAGCGTAGTCAGCCTTGCGCCCAGGGCAGCGAGTTTCGAGAACAGCTTCGCGTCTGACGTGATCGGCACGCGCGGAAAATCCGTCCGCAGGAACTCGGCGTATTTTTCTCGGTACGCAGGAGCGTACAGTACGGCATAAATGTAATGGAAAATCTCCTCGGGCGAGGGTTCCGCGCCGTATGCCCGAACTAATGCCTGAACCAAAGTCGGATTCAGGTTCGGCGGGTTTCCCGACGGTTCGTGGTGGGCGAAGAGGTCTGTGCTGTCGGTAGAGGGATAGATGTAGAGAGGGAAAAAGTAGTCAATTGTCTTGAGCGAGACGGCAACATGGTCTGATATTGTACTGGCGACAAAAGCGTGTTGCCAAGAACCCACATATTCGACACGCTTTGGCATGAGCATAGCCAAGTTCTGAGTCGCCAACATGTGGTGCATGACCTCGGGGCGTGGTCTGCATATGAAACCCCCAGAGCGACCGGTATAGTATGTGTGGCGTACGTCGAAAGGGCGATAGAGGATTGGAACCACGTTGTCGCGATTTGGCCCTGAATCATGCAAATCCTTCTGAGCCAATGACACCTTCCAGTCTTGCGAATCCTTGCCGAGTTGGTAGCCTTGCCGCGCCATTTCCGGTTCCATGCGCGAGAAAACAGTGACGGTTTTCCATGCCTCCTCCTCCGACCAGTGAATGGTCAGTCCGTCCCTTGCCGTCACGATGCCAACGCTATTCACGGGAAATACCTCAAGGATGGAAATAAACCGCCGATACCCGGCGTCCAGCGCGTTATCGCGCGGAACGAACAGATGGAACGGCGATATGGGCTTCAACTCCTGCCAATCGGTTTTCCTCAGGTCGTTGCTGTTGAGCCAGCCATACTTTGACTCTCTCGAACCCCAGAGATTGGCATGTCGGATGACGGCATCGGCCTTTCGTTTGCCGCCTTGCTTGATGAAGAAGGCGATGGCCACACCCTGTCGGATGTCGAAGACGTTCTTGTCGGGACTCCCATCGGGGCAGATCTCCTTCTTCAGGGAGTTGCCGTGCAGGTCGAGGATGTAAATCTCGTCGAAGGTGTGCATCAAGCTTTGGCGCATGCCCCGGAAGGTCGGGTTGTCGATGTAGCCGTGGTTGGTGATCATGCCGACAACCCCGCATCCAGCCTTTTCAATTTTCCATTGGGCGAAGCGCAGAAACTTCACGTAGTCGTCCTGCAGCCACTTGGGATTCTTCTCGCCCAAGGGCCTTTCATCCACAAAGAAATAATCCTTTATCAGATGACCTATAAACGTTGGCTGCAAAATGTCGTCTGTTTCAATCTTGAGTGTGCGAATAATGGCCTCTGCGCCACCGCCCGCCTTGGGATTCCATCCGATGACATATTTGTCGCCTTTCTGGAGCTTACTCATCCGTTCACTTGGATTGCTCGAATGCCCGGAATACGGGGGATTACCAAGGATTACAAGAATCGGGGTTTGCTTCTTGACGATACCGGCGAGGCGGGATTCCTCGGCCAGGGCAAAGAAGCCGGGCAGGTGGCTCTCTTCCAGTATCTCGTTGTCAAGGGTGTTCGTGAGGTAGAAGGGAACGCGCTCTTGGTCCGTCAGACGGTGGCCCAGTTCTTCGAGGAAGAAGCTCATCTTGAGGTGGCCCACGGCGTAGGGTGCCATCATCAACTCAAAGGCGTAGAAGTTCTTGAGGACGTGCCGCCGGATGAAATCCTCGCGCCCACCGCTGCCGTACTTGGCCTCGAATTCCGCGACGGCCTGTTGCGCAGCGCGGGCGATGAAGGTCATGGTACCCGCCGCCGGATCGAGCAGCGTGACGCCCTCTGAGGCCAGACCGTCGCATTTGCCGAACTCGGTTTTGAGGAGGCCATGCAGCGAGCGCACGATGTAGCCGACTACCGGTTCGGGCGTGTAGTAAACGCCGCGCCGCTCGCGCTCAGCGGGATCGTATTGAGCGAGAAAAGTCTCGTAAAAGTGAACGATGGGATCACTACCCTTGCCTTCCTGGTAGTAGCGGTCAAGGATGCCGGGCGCATCGGCCACGGCCAGGACTTCGGCAATGTCGTCCACGCACCAGGCAAGCTGTTCGGACAGATCGCCGAGCGAAATAAAGCGGAAGATGTCGCGCAGGACACCGATCGTGTGCGGGATGCTATCGAAAGCGGCCCGTCGGCTGAAGTTGTCACCGGCCCGAGTTCGTGCGGCAAAGAGGCCATAGGTAATGGTTTGGGCAAAGAGATCGGCGAAGTCCTCCGGTGTCAACGTGCCGATGAGATAGGTCTGGAAAGCTTCAAAGAATCCGGAAAGCACGCCCGGCGCATCCTTTTCCTGCCCAAGCTGCTGAGCGACAACATCCCGAAGGAAGCGAGTTCGTTTAGCCAGTTCGACGGCGAGAGACTCGGCCGTAAACGCCTTGGGCAGCGAGAAACCGAGAAAGCGGTCAAGGAGGGCATACAGTTCGTCGACCTTTTCCACCGGCGGCATCGTGCGCAACCGGTTAAGAATCAAGGGCCGGGCGGCAAGAACCGTCTCCACGCGCTCGCCGTTCCGGTATAACCGAAATTCAAGGAAGTTGGTCAGAATGAGATTGGGGAACGTGGAGCGATAGCGCGTGAGTTGTTCAGACTCCTCGACAACGTCCAGCCTATCTTCCGTCGGCTTCTTGGCTTCGACATAGCCGATGATGCGGTCCGTACCATTCCACAGACGAAAATCGGGGTTCCCGGCATCGGTGGGTTTGGGAAGGGTGGTGACGCGCACATTCGCCCGCCCAGTTGACTTGGCTATAGCCGCCAGCATTTCGGCAAGCGTCGGGTAGAAACTTTCCTCTCTCGCGTCCCCTTGCAGGGCCACGGCGGAAAGCTCTTTGAGATACTTGGTGAATACCGGTTTATCGCTCATCTTGTCACTATTCGTGCCGTCCCATCGGGAAGTTAAGTGGCGGTAAATACTGCGCACAGTATTTACCGCCCATCTTAAACGCCTTATTAGAAGTCTTCTTGAAGCTTATTCAATGCTTTATTAATGAACTCCCTTATTGTCATTGATTCTAATTCTTTTTGCCAAGTTGCCTGATAAGAATGTTGTGATCGTTTTAATGGAAAGCAATAAAGTTGTTTTTTATCACCTATATGTACCCACTCTGAACCATAGATTACTGCGAATAAACCTTCAGGTAATAAAATTATTTTTTTATTTGCGTCCTCTACTAATTTCATTACGGCTGTCTTTACATGAATCTCATCCATATCTCCATCGTCATTCCAAATAGCGATAATTGAATTTCCATTTCCAACTTGAGAAAATTTATTTAGTATTTTTCCAAAAGCTTTTTCAACATCCCTCTTGATATTGCCATAATCTGACAGTGTTTCTCGACCATCAGATAAATTAAATTCAGGCGGACCCGGATATATTTTTCGAAAACGCATTATTTCTACAAAAGCATGATTACCATCCCTTGATACTTTTAAATCAGGACCTTGTTTACCTAAGGGTTCTATTTCCACATGAAAAGCAAGGGCTATGAAAACTAAGGAATACCAAACTTCAATTATATAATCTTTAATTTCCTCTTTATCTGCGGTAGAAAAGATTCTTTTAAATATTCGTTGTGCCCCAGAAAGTTGATTCATAACAAGAAATTGTTTTTGCAGATATTGAGAGTCAAAGGCTGGTAAATATTTAGTTATTTTATTAATAGCTTTATCCATTTTATTTACTTCCAACGTGCTGATCAGTGGCGGCTGAAAGCCGTCCGCTGCATTTGCGGGTTAGATATTACTTCATGCTATTAGGGAAGATGCTTGTCGATAAAGCTTCTTATCCCCATAATCATAGTTACTACTTCAGTTTGAGTAATTTCATCAAACTTACCATGATCCGCTTTATTTCGTGTATCTCCCCATACAGTTATCTGTTTATTCTCTGATTGGGAAATATGTTCAATCTGTTTTGATGGTTGATATAAACAGGATTGATGCTTCGAAATAGATGAATGTTGTGGATCATAGGGTAAAGTGTTTTCATCACATAGTCGCCGAAGTGCATCTTCAAGTGTAGCACCAGCAAGAAAGGCTGCAATCCCGAGGTGTAATTGCTTTTGAGTATCGTTCTTGCTCTGTTCTGCAATTTGCGCTTGAGCCTGGGCAATGTCTAGGAAATCGGTCTCAATTTCTCTTGCAATAGTTAATCGAGGACTTTTTAGTGCTCCTTGGTCATAAAGGAGAAGAGCACTTTTGCAAACACCAACTATTCTAGTCCACTCTTGAGAATCAATCGCTCTTTTAATATCTGCCATCAATGGATGACTACCACCGACTGTATCATGGACTACTGACTGAGCAAGCGAAGCTGCTTCGAAGAACTCGACTGGGCCATTGTTTTCCCTTGCTAGATAGCGAATACGTTCAATACGAGCTTTTATCGTAGGGTCTTCAGTTGCAGTCATATCTCCTCCAAATATCTAACAAGTTATTCTGTAGTTCTGTATATCTCCGCTATCCATACAATTTTTGAAAGTTATGACAGCAGCAAAGTGAGTTTATCGTCTTTGCCGCCTATGGCCTTAAGAAAACCGATAACCTACTTAACCATAGGAAATAGTATATAATACCTTGAAAATTTAATCTCAAGCATTTATTTTACCTTGTCGTATATCATGTCAATTGTAATGTTATCAGACACACGGAGGATATCACATGCAAACTACCCCATCAGCATTACAGACAAGATTTGAAGAGCATTTACGGACTAAAGCCATTCCGGATCATCTTGTATGGTCCTATAAGAAATGGCTCCGTTATTATCTGGACTACTGCGAGAAATATCATTTTTCTCCTCAAGATAGAAGCAGTCTGCCTCGATTTGTTAGAAAGTTGAATGAAAAAAAGCAAACAGTCCAACAACAAAGACAGGCCGCTGAGTCAATAAATCTCTATTACGAGATCCTCGGCCAAGAGGGCATGCCGCCAAAAGCACCGCAACCCCAACCTATTCCCCATCAAAAGGCCATCCCCCTTGAAGCCGGCAAACCCGAACTCATCCGCGAGTCGCCGGTTTCATCTGCTCAACCTCAAAGAGTCGCACCATCATCCTCTCGCGAAGCTGTATCATCGTCTGGCGCCTACAGTCTCTCAAAAACCGTAAAGGTTTCCGGCATGCCGCCCGTCGCACCAACCGGAACGAATAACGCGACCTCGTCTCAAGTGCAAGTGAAGCAAGGATCCGGGGCTTCCTGGAAGTCGGAATATTCCCGACTGGCGGATGAAATATCCGTTCGCCATTATTCCAAGAAAACATTGCAGACCTATCAAGGATGGACAAGAAAGTTCCAAACTTTTACACAGAGCAAGAAGCCGGAATTGCTCTCAACGAATGATGTAAAAGAATTTTTAACGTTTTTAGCGGTGAAAAAAAAGGTGGCGGCGAGCACTCAAAATCAGGCGTTCAATTCCCTGTTATTCTTTTACCGCCATGTTTTTAATAAGGAATTCGGCAAGGTTGAAGGCGTCGTCAGGGCAAAACAAAAGCCTTATATCCCCGTCGTTTTATCCCGTGATGAGATCAATGAAATTCTGAAGCATCTGGAGTCTCCATATAACCTCGTTGTAAAATTGCTTTATGGGTGCGGGCTTCGGCTTTTCGAATGCCTGGGGCTTCGCGTTCAATGCATGAATTTCGATGCAGGTATCGTAACCGTTCACGACGGCACGGGACACAGTTAATCATCCCGTTGTCTTCAATTGAGCTATGCCCAATAATTTATTAAATGTGTGATTTAGCTATTTTGATGGCAAGCTCTCTATCTTTTGTAAAAAAGCTCCATTCCGTTCCTGCTGATTGAATATCGGCCTCCTTGCCTCGACCTCTGCAATAATACCAGTGCCCAAAGCGCTCGACAGTAGAAAACGGATGATTGTCTGCACAGAAGATTCCACAAGTATTAACCTCCTCGAAAAAAATAGTTTCGTCGGGAACGCTGTCATAGGACAAGTCTTTAGGTAATGCGATTTGAGATACATCCAATTTTTCTTCTTCCTTTTCATCCAACCATTCAGAAATATTCATCGATTCTTTCCTCCCTGACCATTATCCCCCTGCGTGAATTCAACCTGCGAATCATCCAGTAAAGAGGAGCCGGCAATGCCCAAGAACCTCTCTATTTTGTCATGACAAATTTCTGCTCCGCCTTGGGCGCGTACCACTTGATGAAATTGTGGCCGATCCCGAGCGGGGCGACTTCGACCCCGCGGAAGCGGGCGCTGATGATCGGCAGGGCGTCGGGAACATAGAGAAAAAGGTAGGGCTGTTCTTCGGCGAGGATCTCCTGGATTCGGTCATAATAGTGCTTCCGGGGGGGCTGATCGAAGGTGCTCCGCGCCTTTTCGATCAGCGAATCAACCTCGCTGTTTTTGTACGAGATAAAATTCAGTTCCTCCGGCCCCGTCTTGCTGGAGTGCCAGACGTCGTAGATGTCCGGATCAAGTGGAATCGTCCAGCCGAGAAGCGTCGCGTCAAACTTCCTTTTGTTGATGAAATCATTAACAAAAGCGGCCCACTCGATAACCCGCAGCTTGGCCTTGATGCCGACCTCGGCCAGACGTTGCTGAATAATTTCGGCAGTCTTGGCCCGCACCTCGTTTCCCTGGTTCGTGATTATCTCAAACTCGAAGGGATGTCCCTCTTTATCCAGGATGCCGTCGCCGTTGCGGTCAATCCAGCCGGCCTCGGCCAGGAGCGCCTTCGCCTTTTGCGGATCGTACGGATAATCGCGCACCTTCGGGTTATATACCCAGGTCCCCGGCTTAAACGGCCCGGTGGCAATTTTGCCCAGTCCCAGAATAATCCCGTCGATTATCTCCTGCCGGTTTATCGAATATGCAATCGCCTGGCGAACCCGTTTGTCGGCAAAAAGGGGGTTTTTCAAGTTGTATCCCAGATAGGTGTATGAATTGGAAAGATAACGATATTTATGATAGTTTTTTTTGAAAAGATTGTTCTCCGTCTGCCTTTTGTACTGAAGTGGGGTCAGCCCCATCCGGTCAATGCCGCCCGCCCGCAATTCCAGAAACATCGTTGCAGAATCCGGGATAATCCGCAGGATATACCCATCGATATAGGGTCTACCTTCGAAATAGTCGTGATTGGAAATAAGGACTATCTTCT
It encodes:
- a CDS encoding DUF1353 domain-containing protein, which translates into the protein MKKLVWLQIAIVCVIVVSLCQMSYSQSHIAPFPASSSAEFGNNKAAPPSPGVRADGANKFWITIEDMTYVIGNTNERIVVPKGFVTDFASIPEKLWSWGLSPHGRYSRAAIVHDYLYWSQGCARAQADRLLVIAMKESIVDDFDESVIYLVPCNILSFVFRESMIFWRQLNEGGRHATKISSNTDGGGTQR
- a CDS encoding N-6 DNA methylase, whose amino-acid sequence is MSDKPVFTKYLKELSAVALQGDAREESFYPTLAEMLAAIAKSTGRANVRVTTLPKPTDAGNPDFRLWNGTDRIIGYVEAKKPTEDRLDVVEESEQLTRYRSTFPNLILTNFLEFRLYRNGERVETVLAARPLILNRLRTMPPVEKVDELYALLDRFLGFSLPKAFTAESLAVELAKRTRFLRDVVAQQLGQEKDAPGVLSGFFEAFQTYLIGTLTPEDFADLFAQTITYGLFAARTRAGDNFSRRAAFDSIPHTIGVLRDIFRFISLGDLSEQLAWCVDDIAEVLAVADAPGILDRYYQEGKGSDPIVHFYETFLAQYDPAERERRGVYYTPEPVVGYIVRSLHGLLKTEFGKCDGLASEGVTLLDPAAGTMTFIARAAQQAVAEFEAKYGSGGREDFIRRHVLKNFYAFELMMAPYAVGHLKMSFFLEELGHRLTDQERVPFYLTNTLDNEILEESHLPGFFALAEESRLAGIVKKQTPILVILGNPPYSGHSSNPSERMSKLQKGDKYVIGWNPKAGGGAEAIIRTLKIETDDILQPTFIGHLIKDYFFVDERPLGEKNPKWLQDDYVKFLRFAQWKIEKAGCGVVGMITNHGYIDNPTFRGMRQSLMHTFDEIYILDLHGNSLKKEICPDGSPDKNVFDIRQGVAIAFFIKQGGKRKADAVIRHANLWGSRESKYGWLNSNDLRKTDWQELKPISPFHLFVPRDNALDAGYRRFISILEVFPVNSVGIVTARDGLTIHWSEEEAWKTVTVFSRMEPEMARQGYQLGKDSQDWKVSLAQKDLHDSGPNRDNVVPILYRPFDVRHTYYTGRSGGFICRPRPEVMHHMLATQNLAMLMPKRVEYVGSWQHAFVASTISDHVAVSLKTIDYFFPLYIYPSTDSTDLFAHHEPSGNPPNLNPTLVQALVRAYGAEPSPEEIFHYIYAVLYAPAYREKYAEFLRTDFPRVPITSDAKLFSKLAALGARLTTLHLLTSRELDPPTCRFDGEGNSCIGKGRKAGFRYEPGEQRVYINATQYFAPVAEAVWSYQVGGYQVCEKWLKDRQERRLDLDGIRTYCRIVTALGRTLATQTEIDALYPGIEKSVVVIPGHKSEVES
- a CDS encoding phage integrase N-terminal SAM-like domain-containing protein, coding for MQTTPSALQTRFEEHLRTKAIPDHLVWSYKKWLRYYLDYCEKYHFSPQDRSSLPRFVRKLNEKKQTVQQQRQAAESINLYYEILGQEGMPPKAPQPQPIPHQKAIPLEAGKPELIRESPVSSAQPQRVAPSSSREAVSSSGAYSLSKTVKVSGMPPVAPTGTNNATSSQVQVKQGSGASWKSEYSRLADEISVRHYSKKTLQTYQGWTRKFQTFTQSKKPELLSTNDVKEFLTFLAVKKKVAASTQNQAFNSLLFFYRHVFNKEFGKVEGVVRAKQKPYIPVVLSRDEINEILKHLESPYNLVVKLLYGCGLRLFECLGLRVQCMNFDAGIVTVHDGTGHS
- a CDS encoding peptide-binding protein gives rise to the protein MNAFSSEKAKIIILSSLCLLALACGSQEKAPLAEPTASPAPAYGDIIVEGSIGDASNLIPLLASDSTSHEIAGLIYNGLVKYDKDLKVVGDLAEAWEISPDGLVITFHLRRGVRWHDGAPFTAADVLYTYQVTIDPRTPTAYAGDFLKVKKTEVIDDYTFRATYDKPFAPALMSWAIGILPKHLLAGKDITRSALGRHPVGTGPYKFKEWAGGQKIVLISNHDYFEGRPYIDGYILRIIPDSATMFLELRAGGIDRMGLTPLQYKRQTENNLFKKNYHKYRYLSNSYTYLGYNLKNPLFADKRVRQAIAYSINRQEIIDGIILGLGKIATGPFKPGTWVYNPKVRDYPYDPQKAKALLAEAGWIDRNGDGILDKEGHPFEFEIITNQGNEVRAKTAEIIQQRLAEVGIKAKLRVIEWAAFVNDFINKRKFDATLLGWTIPLDPDIYDVWHSSKTGPEELNFISYKNSEVDSLIEKARSTFDQPPRKHYYDRIQEILAEEQPYLFLYVPDALPIISARFRGVEVAPLGIGHNFIKWYAPKAEQKFVMTK